The proteins below are encoded in one region of Belonocnema kinseyi isolate 2016_QV_RU_SX_M_011 chromosome 5, B_treatae_v1, whole genome shotgun sequence:
- the LOC117173801 gene encoding uncharacterized protein LOC117173801 has product MRLFICSLFFALAIFFNLIELGSQSEFPHSLFPPVKERRVAHRERPSMHDNGLRFEVVRGVIKPKTRIRKITKLYTPDGYVFGVDVYDHFYHVFENDTPVEIMEATATTPAKIRPLNRDGLPPVQYRSVIRPPTGFPSFPSTSQDHLERLRRTH; this is encoded by the exons ATGAGGCTTTTTATTTGCAGCCTCTTCTTCGCATTAgcgattttctttaatttgatcg AATTAGGTTCACAGAGCGAGTTTCCGCATTCATTATTTCCTCCTGTCAAGGAACGGCGAGTGGCCCATCGTGAGAGGCCATCAATGCACGATAATGGTCTTCGTTTCGAAGTGGTAAGAGGTGTCATTAAACCAAAAACAAGAATTcgtaaaattactaaattatataCACCCGACGGTTATGTATTCGGAGTTGACGTCTATGATCATTTTTATCATGTATTCGAAAATGATACACCTGTCGAAATAATGGAAGCAACTGCCACAACTCCTGCCAAGATTCGTCCACTGAACCGAGATGGCTTGCCTCCTGTGCAATATCGAAGTGTGATACGTCCCCCAACAGGTTTTCCATCATTTCCCTCTACAAGTCAAGACCATCTGGAAAGGCTTAGGCGTACACATTAG